A stretch of Syntrophus gentianae DNA encodes these proteins:
- the gyrB gene encoding DNA topoisomerase (ATP-hydrolyzing) subunit B produces MEERSDKMTTDTYSAESIKILEGLEAVRKRPAMYIGSIGKDGLHHLVYEVVDNSIDEAAAGYCDKITVKIRVDNSIMVEDNGRGIPVDMHETGVSAAEVVMTKLHAGGKFSNETYKISGGLHGVGVSVVNALSSSLELNVRRDGKVYTQSYVRGVPEKPLAVTGQTSGRGTKIYFKPDEEIFEELEFNFDILANRLRELAFLNSGIFITLIDDRDDRKSEFFYEGGIVSFVEYINRNKKVLHKDPIFVSGAREDCTVEVALQYNDTYTENIFSFANSINTTEGGTHLSGFRAALTRVFNNYAVNSGLLKTGKESLRGEDLREGLACVISVKVANPQFEGQTKTKLGNSEVRGLVEGIVYEKIGSYLEENPATAKQLLSKCLDASRAREAARRARELTRRKSALEVGALPGKLADCQERDPARSEIYLVEGDSAGGSAKQGRDRRNQAILPLRGKVLNVEKARFDKMLQNEEIKTMITALGTGIGEEDYDVSRIRYHKVIIMTDADVDGSHIRTLLLTFFFRQMRELVEKGYLYIAQPPLFKITEKKNELYIHNEDEMNNFVLQNGVKRIKLYSNGKEEAVTGNSLLNLVKKILRVETILEKFEKEDCNRKIILSLAERPSLSIQDFEDEGLLRETARQTADSLGEEVMETGVEADEEHGGYKMFFRLGKNGKTSRISFGKSIYRAPKFSEIKALLSQISTIGKAPYSVVAMDGEESDRRELPDMSALVQFVISVGKKGISVQRYKGLGEMNPEQLWETTMNPEKRTLLQVRVDDAVQADEIFTTLMGDQVEPRRDFIYKNALYVSNLDV; encoded by the coding sequence ATGGAAGAGAGATCAGATAAGATGACAACGGACACTTATTCCGCTGAAAGCATTAAGATCCTGGAAGGTCTGGAAGCCGTCAGAAAAAGGCCGGCCATGTATATCGGCAGTATCGGCAAGGACGGGCTGCACCACCTCGTTTATGAAGTGGTGGACAACAGCATCGATGAAGCGGCGGCCGGATACTGCGATAAAATCACCGTCAAGATCCGGGTGGACAACAGCATCATGGTGGAAGACAACGGCCGGGGAATCCCCGTGGATATGCACGAGACGGGAGTCTCCGCCGCCGAGGTCGTCATGACCAAGCTCCACGCCGGGGGAAAGTTTTCCAACGAAACCTACAAGATTTCCGGTGGGCTTCACGGGGTCGGCGTTTCCGTCGTCAATGCCCTTTCCAGCTCCCTGGAACTCAATGTGCGCCGGGATGGAAAGGTTTACACGCAGTCCTATGTCCGCGGCGTTCCCGAAAAGCCCTTGGCCGTGACCGGTCAGACTTCGGGCCGGGGAACCAAGATTTACTTCAAGCCCGACGAGGAGATCTTCGAGGAGCTGGAGTTCAATTTCGACATCCTCGCCAATCGCCTGCGAGAGCTGGCATTCCTGAACTCGGGCATTTTCATTACGTTGATTGACGACCGCGACGACCGGAAAAGCGAATTCTTTTACGAAGGCGGCATCGTCTCCTTCGTTGAGTACATCAACCGGAATAAAAAAGTTCTCCACAAGGACCCCATCTTCGTCAGCGGGGCGCGGGAGGACTGCACCGTGGAAGTGGCGCTGCAGTATAACGACACCTATACGGAAAATATCTTTTCCTTCGCCAACAGCATCAACACGACCGAAGGGGGGACGCATCTGAGCGGTTTCCGGGCGGCCTTGACACGGGTCTTCAATAACTATGCGGTCAACAGCGGCCTCTTGAAGACCGGCAAGGAGTCCCTGAGGGGGGAAGATCTCCGGGAGGGCCTTGCCTGTGTCATCAGCGTCAAGGTTGCCAATCCCCAGTTCGAAGGTCAGACCAAGACCAAGCTGGGAAACTCCGAAGTGCGGGGGCTCGTGGAAGGCATCGTCTACGAAAAAATCGGCAGCTATCTGGAGGAAAATCCCGCGACAGCCAAGCAACTGCTGAGCAAATGCCTCGATGCCTCGCGGGCTAGAGAAGCGGCCCGGCGTGCCCGCGAGCTGACACGCCGGAAGAGCGCCCTGGAGGTGGGGGCGTTGCCCGGAAAGCTGGCGGACTGTCAGGAGCGGGACCCGGCCCGAAGCGAGATTTATCTCGTGGAAGGGGATTCGGCGGGAGGTTCCGCCAAGCAGGGGCGTGATCGCCGCAATCAGGCCATCCTGCCCCTGCGGGGAAAAGTCCTGAATGTGGAGAAGGCCCGCTTCGACAAGATGCTGCAGAACGAGGAAATCAAGACCATGATTACCGCCCTGGGTACAGGGATCGGGGAGGAGGATTACGACGTCAGCCGGATCCGCTACCACAAGGTCATCATCATGACCGATGCCGATGTGGACGGCTCCCATATCCGGACCCTGCTGCTGACCTTTTTCTTCCGGCAGATGCGGGAGCTCGTGGAAAAGGGATATCTCTATATCGCCCAGCCGCCGCTTTTCAAGATCACGGAAAAGAAAAACGAGCTTTACATTCATAACGAGGACGAAATGAACAACTTCGTCCTCCAGAATGGTGTCAAGCGGATTAAACTTTATTCCAACGGGAAAGAAGAGGCCGTCACCGGCAATTCCCTGCTCAATCTGGTCAAAAAGATTCTGCGGGTTGAGACCATTCTGGAGAAGTTCGAAAAAGAGGATTGCAATCGAAAGATTATCCTCTCTCTTGCCGAACGGCCGTCTTTGTCCATCCAGGACTTTGAGGATGAAGGGCTTCTGAGGGAAACGGCTCGCCAGACCGCGGATTCCCTTGGGGAAGAGGTAATGGAAACGGGTGTGGAAGCAGACGAGGAGCACGGCGGCTATAAAATGTTCTTCCGCCTGGGAAAGAATGGAAAGACTTCAAGGATTTCCTTTGGAAAATCCATCTATCGAGCACCGAAGTTCTCGGAAATCAAGGCGCTTCTTTCCCAGATTTCCACAATTGGCAAGGCCCCCTATTCGGTAGTGGCTATGGACGGAGAGGAAAGCGACCGCCGGGAACTTCCGGATATGTCCGCCCTGGTGCAGTTCGTGATCTCCGTGGGCAAGAAGGGGATTTCTGTCCAGCGCTATAAAGGTCTGGGAGAAATGAATCCCGAACAGCTGTGGGAAACCACCATGAATCCCGAGAAGAGAACCCTTCTGCAGGTCCGGGTGGATGATGCCGTGCAGGCCGATGAGA
- the dnaN gene encoding DNA polymerase III subunit beta: MEFDISRQVFLDGVQKTLGIVDKKSTMPILGNLLIKTEDSQVKIVATDRELGLVANYEAQIVSDGEITLSAKKLFEMIRETQGEGIHFHCDDHNQVTLTSQKAVYRIPGVSAAEFPAVVYDEEVPLYPVQAPLLKELLFKTAFAISNDETRKNLVGAFMETEQTEQGRVLRIVATDGHRLAKSYAMIEGNPPFVLEKGIILPRKGIAEIRKLIDTEPGEIQIGSDRGMFVLKTANTLLKVSLIDETYPDYRRVIPSEQGIRVIFNHDLLLHTLRRMKVISTEQYNGVVMTLMSNKIIMNSNNPDVGEANDELEVAYSGDDIQVGFNVDYLIDAIEVIRDEEVMMSIGAFMKPTIVTPVNNDRYLCVVMPLKL, encoded by the coding sequence ATGGAATTCGATATTTCGAGACAGGTTTTTCTGGATGGTGTTCAAAAGACTCTGGGAATCGTGGATAAAAAAAGCACCATGCCCATTCTGGGAAACCTGTTGATCAAAACGGAAGACAGCCAGGTGAAAATTGTGGCCACGGACCGCGAACTCGGCCTGGTGGCCAATTACGAGGCGCAGATTGTCAGCGATGGTGAAATCACCCTTTCCGCAAAGAAACTCTTTGAAATGATCCGGGAAACTCAGGGAGAAGGAATCCACTTCCACTGCGATGATCACAATCAGGTGACCCTGACCAGTCAGAAGGCGGTTTATCGAATTCCCGGCGTTTCCGCCGCGGAATTTCCCGCCGTCGTCTATGACGAAGAGGTTCCCCTCTATCCCGTCCAGGCCCCCCTGTTGAAAGAACTGCTCTTCAAGACGGCCTTCGCTATTTCCAACGACGAAACGCGGAAGAATCTGGTCGGGGCCTTCATGGAGACGGAGCAGACGGAACAGGGGAGGGTGCTGCGAATCGTCGCCACGGACGGACACCGCCTGGCAAAGAGTTACGCAATGATCGAGGGAAATCCCCCCTTCGTTCTTGAAAAAGGCATTATCCTTCCCCGGAAAGGCATCGCAGAGATCCGGAAGCTGATCGATACCGAGCCGGGTGAAATTCAGATCGGATCGGACCGGGGAATGTTCGTCCTGAAAACCGCCAACACCCTGTTGAAGGTGAGTCTGATCGATGAAACATACCCCGATTATCGACGAGTCATCCCCAGCGAGCAGGGCATCCGGGTGATCTTCAATCATGATCTCCTCCTGCACACCCTCCGGCGCATGAAAGTCATTTCGACGGAGCAGTACAACGGGGTGGTGATGACCCTGATGTCCAACAAAATCATCATGAATTCAAACAATCCCGACGTGGGAGAAGCCAATGACGAACTGGAAGTGGCTTACTCCGGGGATGATATCCAGGTCGGGTTCAATGTGGATTACCTCATTGACGCCATCGAAGTGATCCGGGATGAAGAGGTGATGATGAGCATCGGCGCCTTCATGAAACCCACGATCGTTACCCCGGTGAACAACGACCGCTATCTGTGTGTCGTCATGCCCCTGAAGCTTTAA
- the dnaA gene encoding chromosomal replication initiator protein DnaA, whose protein sequence is MENIWEESIKIIKEKISQQNFETWIRPLKVASIENNHASLSVPNKFFKDWLTENYREVISEAVSSSTGKEVLVDFVIMQDSEKNPRSAASPARKKKTVEVQPQETRRPKVHPTLNPNYSFERFVVGSSNQFAHAASVAVAEQPAKNYNPLFIYGGVGLGKTHLLNAIGLLSMSIYPDMNVVYVSAEEFMNELILSIRFDKMPQFREKFRNIDCLLMDDIQFIAGKERTQEEFFHTFNTLHDSGKQIVVTSDKFPKDIPNLEGRLRSRFEWGLIADIQPPEIETKIAILEKKAQENNILIPTNVAYYISSHAESNIRELEGFLVRIAAYSSVTGRIIDLDLVKEVLKDIIKQRDNDGVTFEEILKAVSAKCNLKISDIKSQSKNKNIALARQMTMYLARKLTGSSFPDIGEKIGGRDHSTVIYANNKIRKQLETDSKLKTLLQDIEDQLLKKN, encoded by the coding sequence GTGGAGAATATTTGGGAAGAAAGTATCAAAATCATTAAGGAAAAAATCAGCCAGCAGAATTTTGAAACTTGGATTCGTCCGCTTAAGGTGGCCTCTATCGAGAACAATCACGCCAGTTTATCGGTGCCGAACAAGTTTTTCAAGGACTGGCTTACGGAAAATTACCGGGAGGTCATTTCCGAAGCCGTCTCCAGCTCAACGGGAAAAGAGGTTTTGGTCGATTTTGTCATTATGCAGGACTCGGAAAAAAATCCTCGTTCTGCGGCAAGTCCGGCACGGAAGAAAAAAACCGTCGAAGTTCAACCCCAGGAAACGCGAAGGCCCAAGGTGCATCCTACCCTCAACCCCAATTACAGTTTCGAGCGCTTCGTCGTGGGCTCATCCAACCAGTTTGCCCATGCGGCATCCGTAGCCGTCGCCGAACAGCCGGCCAAAAATTACAACCCCCTGTTCATCTACGGCGGGGTTGGTCTGGGTAAAACGCACCTCCTGAACGCCATCGGGCTTTTGAGCATGTCCATTTATCCCGACATGAACGTGGTCTATGTTTCCGCGGAAGAATTCATGAATGAGCTGATCCTCTCCATCCGCTTTGACAAGATGCCGCAGTTCCGGGAAAAGTTCCGCAACATCGACTGCCTGCTCATGGATGATATCCAGTTCATCGCCGGAAAGGAACGAACCCAGGAAGAATTCTTCCACACCTTCAACACCCTTCATGATTCCGGAAAGCAGATCGTCGTCACCAGCGACAAGTTCCCCAAGGACATCCCCAACCTGGAAGGCCGGCTCCGTTCCCGGTTCGAATGGGGATTGATCGCCGATATCCAGCCGCCGGAAATTGAGACAAAGATCGCCATCCTGGAAAAAAAGGCCCAGGAAAACAACATCCTGATCCCGACCAATGTGGCCTATTACATCTCTTCCCACGCGGAGTCCAACATCCGGGAACTGGAGGGCTTTCTCGTCCGGATCGCCGCCTATTCCTCCGTGACGGGAAGAATTATTGATCTGGACCTGGTCAAGGAAGTCCTGAAGGACATCATCAAGCAGCGGGATAACGATGGAGTGACCTTCGAAGAGATTCTCAAGGCCGTTTCCGCCAAGTGCAACCTGAAGATCTCCGACATCAAATCCCAGAGCAAAAACAAAAATATCGCCCTGGCAAGACAGATGACGATGTATCTGGCCCGGAAGCTGACGGGCAGCTCTTTTCCGGACATCGGGGAAAAAATCGGGGGAAGGGATCATTCCACGGTCATTTACGCCAACAACAAAATCCGTAAACAGTTGGAGACGGACAGCAAGTTGAAAACGCTCCTCCAGGACATCGAGGATCAACTTCTCAAAAAGAACTAA
- a CDS encoding ParB/RepB/Spo0J family partition protein has translation MPPKNILGKGLGAILPDLLDDLNERPSFVHCSVEELIPNRFQPRKDFNDEEHRNLVESIRKNGLLQPVIVRPREEGYEIIAGERRWRAAKEAGCTEIPILIRDARDVEVAELSLIENLQRSALNALEEAEAYSTLMEVFGLSQEELSSRVGKDRSTIANTLRLLKLEEEIRRELIEKRITPGHARALLSLEKREDRLRTLEIILKKKLSVRETERLVAKPPEQSRSKLPDKVALHLEKVEKSLSTRLRTPVFIRQGKRKGRIEIRYSSSEERDRLLALLNQPK, from the coding sequence ATGCCGCCCAAAAACATTCTAGGCAAGGGATTGGGGGCGATCCTCCCCGATCTCCTTGACGACTTGAACGAACGCCCCTCTTTCGTCCACTGCAGTGTGGAGGAGCTGATTCCCAACCGTTTTCAGCCAAGGAAGGATTTTAACGATGAAGAGCACCGGAATCTGGTGGAATCCATCCGGAAAAACGGCCTCCTCCAGCCGGTGATCGTTCGCCCGCGGGAAGAGGGATATGAGATCATCGCCGGCGAACGCCGCTGGCGGGCCGCCAAAGAGGCCGGCTGCACGGAAATCCCCATCCTGATCCGGGATGCCCGGGATGTGGAAGTGGCGGAATTATCGCTGATTGAAAATCTCCAGCGCTCGGCATTGAACGCCCTGGAAGAAGCCGAGGCTTATTCCACGCTGATGGAGGTTTTCGGACTTTCCCAGGAGGAACTCTCTTCAAGGGTGGGAAAAGATCGCTCCACGATCGCCAACACCTTGAGGCTGCTGAAACTCGAGGAAGAGATTCGCAGGGAACTGATCGAAAAACGGATTACCCCCGGTCATGCCCGCGCTCTGCTTTCTCTTGAAAAGAGGGAAGACCGGCTCAGGACCCTTGAGATCATCCTGAAAAAGAAGCTCAGTGTGCGGGAAACGGAACGACTTGTTGCGAAACCACCGGAACAGTCCCGTTCGAAACTTCCGGACAAGGTGGCCCTGCATCTGGAGAAGGTTGAAAAAAGCCTCTCCACTCGGCTCCGGACTCCGGTATTCATCCGACAAGGAAAAAGAAAAGGAAGAATCGAGATTCGCTATTCTTCCTCTGAGGAACGGGACCGTCTGCTCGCCCTGCTAAACCAGCCGAAATAA
- a CDS encoding ParA family protein: protein MRKVISIANQKGGVGKTTTAINLSATLATAEKKTLLIDCDAQGNASSGVGIDREKISEKNLYSALISKVPLRDVILPTCVPYLDAIAANQDLVGIEVEFISIQEREKQLKRLIRELDAQYDFIILDCPPSLGFLTLNALVASSSVIVPLQCEYFALEGLGQLMSTLKLVKTRLNPLLSLGGILLTMFDSRNLLSRRVSEDVRSHFGSSVFNTVIPRNVRLSESPSHGLPIIFYDIKSRGAVSYMELAQEVLNSKRI, encoded by the coding sequence ATGCGAAAAGTGATATCCATTGCCAACCAGAAGGGGGGGGTCGGGAAAACCACGACGGCCATTAACCTCTCCGCGACCCTGGCAACGGCTGAAAAAAAAACCCTGCTCATTGACTGCGACGCCCAGGGAAATGCCAGCAGCGGTGTGGGCATCGACAGGGAGAAGATTTCCGAAAAAAACCTGTACTCCGCCCTGATTTCCAAGGTCCCGCTGCGGGATGTGATTCTGCCGACGTGCGTCCCCTATCTTGACGCCATTGCCGCCAATCAGGATCTGGTCGGGATCGAGGTTGAATTTATCTCTATCCAGGAGCGGGAAAAACAGCTCAAAAGGCTGATTCGGGAACTGGATGCCCAATATGATTTCATTATTCTGGATTGTCCTCCTTCTCTCGGGTTCTTGACTTTGAACGCCCTGGTGGCCTCATCCTCTGTGATCGTTCCCCTTCAGTGCGAGTATTTTGCTCTGGAAGGGCTCGGGCAGCTCATGAGTACGCTGAAACTCGTCAAGACCCGGTTGAATCCTCTGCTTTCCCTGGGAGGCATCCTGCTGACCATGTTCGATTCGCGGAATCTCCTTTCCCGACGGGTCAGCGAAGATGTGCGCAGTCACTTCGGAAGTTCCGTGTTCAACACGGTGATTCCGCGAAATGTCCGTCTCTCGGAGAGTCCCAGTCATGGACTCCCGATCATTTTCTACGATATCAAATCCAGAGGGGCGGTTTCCTACATGGAACTTGCCCAGGAAGTCCTGAACAGCAAGAGGATCTAA
- the rsmG gene encoding 16S rRNA (guanine(527)-N(7))-methyltransferase RsmG, whose product MENSSFDFNSAGSGRLMRLLRESAAGFGVFLSEEQLNSFRFYYRELNFWNARFNLVASTESAADVFVKHFLDSLTLVPYLPAPDGHLIDIGTGGGFPGIPLKISLPGLKVTLLEASRKKVSFLKSLCRILKLEEMSILQERLEDLLKDEFYRNRFEMVVSRAALKLPEYLQAGKELVSPSGRIFAMKGAGYREELADVSEALADWDLCLADVHTLALPETGDFRAILVFKKL is encoded by the coding sequence TTGGAAAATTCTTCTTTCGATTTCAATTCCGCCGGATCCGGGCGCTTAATGCGCCTCCTCAGAGAGTCGGCCGCCGGTTTCGGGGTCTTCCTGTCGGAGGAGCAGTTGAACAGTTTCCGATTTTATTATCGGGAGCTGAACTTCTGGAACGCACGGTTCAACCTGGTCGCCTCCACAGAATCTGCCGCGGACGTTTTCGTCAAACATTTCCTGGATTCCCTGACGCTGGTTCCCTACCTCCCCGCTCCCGACGGCCATCTTATCGACATCGGCACGGGAGGGGGATTTCCTGGAATTCCCTTGAAAATTTCCCTTCCCGGTCTGAAGGTCACCCTTCTGGAGGCTTCCCGTAAAAAGGTGTCGTTTCTGAAATCCCTCTGCCGGATCCTGAAGCTGGAGGAAATGTCCATCCTTCAGGAACGGTTGGAAGATCTGCTGAAGGACGAGTTCTACCGGAACCGCTTCGAGATGGTGGTTTCCCGGGCTGCCCTGAAACTTCCGGAGTACCTCCAGGCGGGCAAAGAGCTGGTCTCTCCCTCCGGTCGTATTTTCGCGATGAAAGGGGCCGGATATCGGGAGGAACTGGCCGACGTTTCGGAAGCCCTTGCGGACTGGGATCTCTGCCTGGCCGATGTGCACACCCTGGCCCTTCCTGAAACGGGAGATTTCCGGGCGATCCTGGTCTTCAAGAAGTTGTAG
- a CDS encoding RNA methyltransferase, with product MRLAATRDHIAVVLNRPKYAGNIGSAARCAKNMGIERLIVVSDRDYRQEEIRQMSTHLAADVVDSIVYCRDLGEALSGFSYVVGTTARLGLARGPVVSPREMAEQAVEISRENDVALLFGPEDTGLTNEDLQYCQTVVSIPTSERFRSLNLSHAVMILCYEISVAQTGIPERFTPKMASSRELEGMYGHIGALLQEIGFLNPENPEYWMMHIRRLFSRIRLSAKEVRIVRGICRQLSWYLHHKKE from the coding sequence ATGCGTCTGGCGGCAACTCGGGATCATATCGCGGTTGTTTTGAACCGGCCGAAATATGCCGGAAACATCGGTTCGGCGGCGCGCTGCGCCAAGAACATGGGGATTGAGCGGCTGATTGTGGTGAGCGACCGGGATTACCGGCAGGAGGAGATCCGGCAGATGTCCACCCACCTTGCCGCCGATGTGGTCGATTCGATTGTCTATTGCCGGGATCTGGGCGAAGCCCTTTCCGGATTTTCGTATGTCGTCGGAACGACCGCGCGGCTGGGCCTTGCCCGGGGACCGGTGGTGTCACCCCGGGAAATGGCGGAACAGGCCGTCGAAATATCCCGGGAAAATGACGTGGCTTTGCTTTTCGGGCCGGAGGACACGGGATTGACCAATGAGGATCTACAGTACTGCCAGACCGTTGTTTCCATTCCCACTTCGGAGCGGTTCCGCTCCCTCAATCTTTCCCATGCGGTCATGATCCTCTGTTACGAAATCTCCGTTGCCCAAACGGGAATTCCGGAGCGGTTCACCCCGAAAATGGCCTCCTCCCGGGAACTGGAGGGAATGTACGGGCATATCGGCGCGCTCCTTCAGGAAATCGGTTTTTTGAATCCGGAAAATCCTGAATACTGGATGATGCATATCCGGAGGCTCTTTTCCCGGATACGCCTTTCGGCCAAGGAGGTCCGGATTGTCCGGGGGATCTGTCGGCAACTGTCCTGGTATCTCCACCATAAAAAAGAATGA
- a CDS encoding ATP-dependent Clp protease ATP-binding subunit: protein MLIEKFSVKAQDYIESACRLAVKRDHEYVTPWHMLSVMLKPNDDLTRNYLSQTEMNLEALGARVDGKLLTQPKGKEGTSQTPINRDLEKVFILAEEESQRTKEKYIGIHHIVLGMLATEDIAEAFFDAGADQPELEALLRQPQRGRFSGGDSESGDFEYLAKYTLDLTERARKGELDPVIGRDQEVRFAIQILSRRLKNNPIIIGEPGVGKTAIVEGLAQRIISGDVPEDLKSAAILSLDMGQLIAGAKYRGEFEERFKRLLQEVSDAGNVILFIDEIHMLIGAGGSEGAMDAANLIKPALSRGEIRCIGATTLEEYRKHFEKDAALMRRFQVVMVEEPSLDETVTILRGVKKKYEVHHGVQILDAALVAAAKLSNRYITDRFLPDKAVDLIDQASASLRISLSSKPEEIDKIDRRIVDLEVESHALQQEAETENEERLSHLQKEIEELKESSQKLTERWEKEKKALTEVQKAKKTLEEANQEMEQKIREEDFSRVAELQYKIIPQCNKILEEYADVDLSDKGFLRRTITEDDIADTVSRLTNIPVSKLLGSEIDKLLHLEDHLRQRVIGQDHVLSTIAKAIRRSRAGVQNPNRPIASFLMLGPTGVGKTEVCKTLAEFMFDDERSLVRIDMSEFMEKHSVARLVGAPPGYVGYEEGGILTNTIRRKPYSVILFDEVEKGHADVFNLFLQLLDDGRLTDSHGQTVNFSNTVVLMTSNLGSESIRPAETEEEIQEMNAQIMKAVRSHFRPEFINRLDDILVFKQLTLEGMKIIADIQLKRLAKLLKDKDIQLQVKDEVLTLLAELGFNPLMGARPLNRVIQTRLQDPLAEDIIAGNIKPGDTVTVSVAENSFVLGVNEPEE, encoded by the coding sequence ATGCTTATTGAGAAATTTTCGGTAAAAGCTCAGGATTACATTGAAAGTGCCTGCCGGCTCGCAGTGAAAAGAGATCACGAGTATGTAACGCCATGGCATATGCTTTCCGTTATGCTGAAACCCAACGATGACCTGACTCGGAACTATCTTTCTCAGACCGAGATGAATCTGGAAGCCCTCGGGGCCAGGGTGGACGGCAAACTGCTCACTCAACCGAAGGGTAAAGAGGGCACTTCTCAGACGCCGATCAACCGCGATTTGGAAAAAGTGTTTATCCTGGCCGAGGAGGAAAGCCAAAGGACAAAGGAAAAATATATCGGCATTCATCATATCGTGCTGGGCATGCTTGCCACGGAGGACATTGCCGAGGCTTTTTTCGACGCAGGAGCGGATCAGCCGGAGCTTGAGGCCCTTCTCAGACAGCCGCAAAGGGGCCGTTTTTCGGGGGGAGACAGCGAATCCGGCGATTTCGAATATCTGGCCAAATATACCCTGGACCTGACGGAGCGAGCCCGGAAAGGGGAACTGGACCCCGTCATCGGCCGGGACCAGGAAGTCCGGTTTGCCATCCAGATTCTCAGCCGCAGACTCAAGAACAACCCCATCATTATCGGTGAACCCGGCGTCGGCAAGACCGCTATCGTTGAAGGCCTCGCCCAGCGCATCATCAGCGGGGATGTCCCGGAGGATTTGAAATCAGCGGCCATCCTATCCCTGGATATGGGGCAGTTGATCGCCGGGGCGAAATACCGGGGAGAATTCGAGGAGCGCTTTAAACGGCTGCTGCAGGAAGTCTCCGATGCCGGCAATGTGATCCTCTTCATCGATGAAATCCATATGCTGATCGGCGCCGGAGGTTCTGAAGGCGCCATGGACGCGGCAAATCTGATCAAACCCGCCCTGTCCAGAGGGGAAATTCGTTGCATTGGTGCGACAACTCTGGAAGAATATAGAAAACACTTTGAGAAGGATGCGGCGCTGATGCGCCGATTCCAGGTTGTGATGGTGGAAGAGCCCAGCCTTGATGAAACCGTTACCATCCTTCGCGGAGTGAAGAAAAAATACGAAGTGCATCACGGTGTCCAGATTCTGGATGCCGCACTCGTTGCGGCAGCGAAACTCTCTAACCGGTATATCACGGACCGTTTTCTTCCGGACAAGGCCGTTGATCTGATCGACCAGGCATCGGCGTCCCTGCGCATCAGTCTTTCGTCAAAGCCTGAGGAAATCGATAAAATCGACCGCCGGATTGTCGATCTGGAAGTTGAATCCCATGCGTTACAGCAGGAAGCGGAGACTGAAAACGAAGAACGTCTCAGCCATCTTCAGAAAGAAATCGAAGAACTCAAGGAATCAAGCCAAAAGCTGACGGAAAGATGGGAGAAGGAAAAGAAGGCCCTTACGGAGGTCCAGAAGGCCAAGAAGACGCTCGAGGAAGCCAACCAGGAAATGGAACAGAAGATCCGGGAAGAGGATTTCTCCCGGGTGGCCGAACTGCAGTACAAGATCATCCCGCAATGCAATAAGATTTTAGAAGAATACGCCGATGTCGATCTTTCCGACAAAGGGTTCCTGCGTCGAACCATCACGGAAGACGACATTGCCGATACCGTTTCCAGGCTGACCAATATTCCGGTCTCCAAGCTCCTCGGTTCCGAAATTGACAAGCTCCTGCACCTCGAGGATCACCTGCGCCAGCGGGTTATCGGCCAGGATCACGTGCTTTCGACCATCGCCAAGGCAATTCGACGTTCCCGGGCCGGCGTGCAGAACCCGAACCGGCCCATCGCTTCCTTTCTCATGCTCGGCCCTACGGGCGTGGGAAAAACAGAGGTCTGTAAAACCCTGGCGGAATTCATGTTTGATGATGAACGTTCCCTTGTCAGGATTGACATGAGCGAGTTCATGGAAAAGCATTCCGTGGCCCGACTGGTCGGAGCCCCTCCGGGCTACGTCGGTTACGAAGAGGGGGGCATCCTGACCAACACCATCCGCCGCAAGCCCTACAGTGTGATTCTTTTTGATGAAGTGGAAAAAGGACATGCGGATGTCTTCAATCTCTTCCTTCAGCTGCTGGATGACGGACGCCTGACGGACAGTCATGGTCAGACGGTGAATTTTTCAAACACCGTGGTGCTGATGACCTCCAACCTTGGTTCGGAAAGTATCCGGCCCGCCGAAACGGAGGAAGAAATCCAGGAGATGAATGCCCAGATCATGAAGGCCGTCCGGTCGCATTTCCGTCCGGAATTCATCAACCGTCTCGATGATATTCTCGTCTTCAAGCAATTGACCCTGGAGGGGATGAAGATCATCGCCGACATACAGCTCAAACGTCTTGCAAAATTGTTGAAAGACAAGGATATTCAGTTACAGGTCAAGGACGAGGTCCTGACGCTTCTGGCCGAACTCGGCTTTAATCCCCTCATGGGCGCGAGGCCCTTGAACAGGGTCATCCAGACGCGCCTCCAGGATCCTCTGGCCGAGGACATCATTGCGGGAAACATCAAGCCGGGGGACACCGTTACTGTTTCCGTGGCGGAGAATTCGTTTGTCCTCGGGGTGAACGAACCTGAAGAATAG